In Bacillota bacterium, a single window of DNA contains:
- a CDS encoding 4Fe-4S binding protein: MAYKINDNCIACGACKPECPSDAISEGDIYVIDPEKCIDCGACHDVCPVEAPNPEE; the protein is encoded by the coding sequence TTGGCGTACAAGATTAACGATAACTGCATCGCGTGCGGCGCCTGCAAACCTGAGTGCCCGTCAGACGCGATCAGCGAAGGCGACATCTACGTGATCGATCCGGAGAAGTGCATCGACTGCGGCGCGTGCCACGATGTCTGCCCGGTGGAGGCTCCAAACCCCGAAGAATGA